The proteins below come from a single Stomoxys calcitrans chromosome 1, idStoCalc2.1, whole genome shotgun sequence genomic window:
- the LOC106093716 gene encoding cytochrome P450 4d8: MHLIFLVLIALLSIVGYHIDSYTKHLRKACKHIPGPWSVPVLGCVGEVLTITPKKLLERSFEVCIEYGYLIKAWFLNHFCVFSMDAEFNEQLLASSRTITKDKLYDMLKPWLGTGLIISSGDKWHARRKIITRTFHFTILEQFLEIFERQSSILVENLSEKADGKTPFNIAPYISAATLDIIAETAMGVEVNAQIDKNVPYTSAVAEMLEMMSWRFLYVHLHSDLIFSILYPFKKLRQTKLIKLMHSFARGVIGNRRKTLENSLNAQQSVANENDVDDIGRRKHKALLDVLLQSSIEGQSLTDEDIREEVDTFMFAGQDTTSTALGFTLHLLARHPKVQQKVVDELNQIYGENNPLDFTLMNLNKLKYMEHVIKESMRLYPPIPLIGREITEDFKYTHSRVGDGVLLAGTQVIVSIFNTMRQPDIFENPAEFIPERHESTNVANAYSYIPFSAGPRNCIGQKYAMYEMKVLISKILREYELLPLGPDVRPIIGIVMRSDTGMQLGLKRRDLS; this comes from the exons ATGCATTTGATTTTTCTGGTTTTAATCGCCCTTTTGTCTATTGTCGGCTATCACATTGATTCGTATACAAAACATTTGCGGAAAGCATGTAAACACATCCCTGGACCCTGGAGTGTACCAGTACTGGGTTGTGTGGGTGAAGTATTGACCATAACACCAAAAA aACTATTAGAACGCTCTTTTGAAGTTTGCATCGAATATGGATATTTAATCAAAGCATGGTTCCTAAACCATTTCTGTGTGTTTAGTATGGATGCTGAATTTAATGAACAATTGCTTGCCAGTTCCAGAACTATCACAAAAGATAAGTTGTACGATATGTTAAAGCCATGGCTGGGAACCGGTCTAATAATAAGTAGCGGTGATAAATGGCATGCACGTCGCAAGATAATCACACGCACATTCCATTTTACAATATTGGAGCAATTTCTAGAAATTTTTGAGCGACAATCATCCATATTGGtggaaaatttaagtgaaaaagCTGATGGGAAGACGCCTTTCAATATAGCACCCTACATATCTGCGGCAACTTTGGACATCATTGCAGAAACAGCCATGGGAGTTGAAGTGAATGCGCAAATTGACAAAAATGTCCCATATACATCAGCAGTGGCAGA AATGTTGGAGATGATGTCTTGGCGCTTCCTTTATGTACATTTACACAGCGATTTGATATTCTCCATTCTCTATCCATTCAAAAAACTACGGCAGACCAAACTTATCAAACTAATGCATAGCTTTGCTCGAGGAGTCATAGGCAACAGGCGTAAAACATTGGAAAATAGTTTAAATGCCCAGCAATCAGTTGCCAATGAGAATGATGTAGACGATATTGGCCGCAGGAAACACAAAGCCCTATTGGATGTATTGCTACAGTCGTCCATTGAAGGCCAGTCCTTGACAGATGAGGATATTCGTGAGGAAGTGGATACATTCATGTTCGCAGGTCAGGACACCACTTCAACGGCCCTTGGCTTTACGTTGCATTTGTTGGCTCGCCACCCCAAAGTTCAACAGAAAGTTGTTGATgaattaaatcaaatttatgGAGAAAATAATCCCCTGGACTTTACTTTAATGAATCTAAACAAACTGAAGTATATGGAGCATGTAATCAAGGAGTCAATGCGTTTATACCCACCCATACCTCTAATAGGACGTGAAatcactgaagatttcaaataCA CTCATTCGCGTGTGGGCGATGGTGTATTGCTAGCTGGCACACAAGTTATTGTatccattttcaataccatgaGACAACCTGATATATTTGAGAATCCTGCAGAGTTTATACCCGAACGCCATGAATCAACAAACGTCGCAAATGCTTACTCCTACATACCTTTTAGTGCTGGACCTCGAAATTGCATTGGCCAGAAATATGCCATGTATGAAATGAAAGTTCTCATTAGCAAAATTCTTCGTGAATATGAACTATTACCCTTGGGACCCGATGTTAGACCTATAATTGGTATAGTTATGCGTTCTGACACAGGAATGCAGTTGGGACTTAAAAGAAGAGATTTGTCTTAG